CGTATTGACGATGGTGGAGTCCAGCGCCTGCATGAAGAAGGCGGCGGCCACCAGCCAGATCAGTCCGCGATAGCGCTCACGCGAGGATTCCGTCGGCGGCTGCGGCGCCGGTGCTTCCTCGCCGGGAGGCGGTACGGGAAGGCTGGTCTGGGTAGCGGCGAGATTCTCGGGCATGTCTCACTATGATAGCTGTTATGGCAGCTTGCTTTTGCCTATTGAAGCGTCCACAGTCGGTCGCGTTTCATCTTTGACGGCCGCTTGTGCGGATCGTGTCAACGACACGGCGACCACCCCGCAGGGATGAATGGAAAAACAGCGAAGGAATGAGCGCGCCGGGGCGGCACCGTCCCGGCGCGTCGTCTTTTGCGACAGCACACGGTCGATGCATGACCCGTTCGGACGACAGGAGTCCCCATGAGCAACAAGCCACCCATTGTTATTTCCTCGCTTGACCTGGATCGCATCGAAGCCTTGCTGGAGCGCATGCCGCCGGTGCAGGCGGCGCAGTACCAGGCATTGCGTGGTGAGCTGGATCGGGCGGACGTGGTGGACCCGGCGCAGATTCCCACGGACGTGGTCACCATGAATTCCGTGGTCACTTTCAAGGACGACGATTCGAGCGATGAGCTCACCGTGACGCTGACCTATCCCTCCGGCGCGGGCTTGCCGGGCACGGTGTCGATTTTTGCGCCGGTCGGCAGTGCCTTGCTGGGCCTGAAGGTGGGGCAGCACATCGAATGGCCCACCCCCGATGGCCGCCGTCGCCAGCTGCGTGTGCTGGAAATCGAGTATCAGCCCGAAGCGTCCGGCGACCTGCATCGTTGACGTCATCGTCACGCCATGCCCATGGCGGGCTGGCGTGGCTGCCCCGATGCCGTGTCAGTCAAAGTGGTGCCGGAAACCCACCTGGAAACCACCCGGCAGCAACGACACGATCCACGGCGAGTCCCGGTGCGAGGCCCACAGGCCGACGCCGACGCCGATGGCGGCGCCAAACACCACGTCGCTCTGCCAGTGGCCATGGGTTTTCACGCGCGCCACGGCGTCATACGCAGGCAATAACGCCAGCAGGTAGACCGAGGGATGGTCGCTGCCGTAGCTGGCGATGATCGGCGTGACGGCCGCCGAGATGGTGGCCACTTCGCCGCTCGGAAAGCTCTGCGCATGGATGCCCTGGAACCACTTGTTGGGATTACTGGTCTGCGACGGCCGCTCGCGCTGGAAGGTCCACTTGAGCACCTGCGTGCCGGCCGCGGTGACGGCCATGGAATCCACGGAGCGCCACAGGGTATCGCCGAAGCGGTCGTCGTCGCCCAGCCAGATGGCGCCACCGGCGATCGACAACACGGTGCCATAGAGCAGAATCTGCTGGTTGCTGCGTTTCCAGATGCCGCTGTCGTCATAGGGCACAAGGTGGTCCATGCCCAGAATGCCGCTGCCCGCCCAGGCGGGGCTGAGGGCGAAGACGAGTGCCAGAGCCGCCAACTGTCGAGGACGCATAAGTCCACCCTCCAGAGTGCGAAACGGCTTGAGTTGTCGGCGGGAACACTACGCCGGACGGCTTTCTTTCTGCTTAGGAGGGGGCGAAAACACGGACTGAGCCGTTAAACTCGGCGGATACGAGGAACCCCCCGCATGAGCCAGAGCCCCGCCAACGATTGGCAAGCCCAAGCCAGCGCGCTGCGCGACAAGATCGAGCGCGCCAACTACCGCTACCACGTGCTCGACGATCCGGAGATCACGGATGCCGAATACGACCGCGCCATGCGGGAACTGGAAGCGCTGGAAGACGCCCACCAGGAACTGGTCACGACCGACTCGCCCACGCGGCGCGTCGGCACCCGTGCGCAGGGCGGCTTTGCCGAAGTGCGGCACGCCATGCCCATGTTGTCGCTGAACAATGCTTTCGAGCAGGAAGGCGACGACGATCGCGAGCGCTTCCGCGAAGTGGCCGAGTTCGAGCGCCGCATCGAGCAGACCCTGGATCGTCGCCAGCCGGTGTTTTCCGTCGAGCCGAAACTGGATGGCCTGGCGATCAGCCTTCGCTATGAAGACGGCGTGTTCGTGCAGGGCGCCACGCGTGGTGATGGCGAAACCGGCGAAGATGTCACCGCCAACCTGCGCACCGTGCGCGCCATTCCATTGCGCCTGCGCGGCGAGGGTTGGCCGCGCGTGCTGGAAGTGCGCGGCGAAGTGATCATGCTGCACAAGGATTTCGAAGCATTCAACGAACACGCCCGGGCCCATGGCGAGAAGACGCTGGCCAATCCCCGCAACGGCGCGGCCGGTTCGCTGCGCCAGCT
The nucleotide sequence above comes from Dyella telluris. Encoded proteins:
- a CDS encoding phosphatase PAP2 family protein yields the protein MRPRQLAALALVFALSPAWAGSGILGMDHLVPYDDSGIWKRSNQQILLYGTVLSIAGGAIWLGDDDRFGDTLWRSVDSMAVTAAGTQVLKWTFQRERPSQTSNPNKWFQGIHAQSFPSGEVATISAAVTPIIASYGSDHPSVYLLALLPAYDAVARVKTHGHWQSDVVFGAAIGVGVGLWASHRDSPWIVSLLPGGFQVGFRHHFD
- the rnk gene encoding nucleoside diphosphate kinase regulator, with the translated sequence MSNKPPIVISSLDLDRIEALLERMPPVQAAQYQALRGELDRADVVDPAQIPTDVVTMNSVVTFKDDDSSDELTVTLTYPSGAGLPGTVSIFAPVGSALLGLKVGQHIEWPTPDGRRRQLRVLEIEYQPEASGDLHR